The Candidatus Stygibacter australis region AAAATTAAAGAAACCAGCAATTTCTAAAGTGCTTTCAGAAGAATTTGCATAAAACCGTTCAGATGTATCCTTGGCTGATGGAATTCCATAAACAGGATCAATTCCAATATACCAGTCTCCATCTACATTCCACTGTGAGAAATCACCTTGCCAGTCTTCACTAAAAAGCACTACCTCTGGTTCCATCTGGATATCGTAATTATTCACCCCTTCTGCAAGGTCCATATAAGCAAATTGGGTGGCATAACCACCTGCAATAAATACTACTTCAGTTTCTCCTTCCCACCAGTCAATATTATATTCCTGCTCACCGGCAGGGAAATTGAAATATTCATCACCCATCTCGTGGCAAACCTTTACAATAAGGTCAACCGATTCACCAGAAAAAGAGACATTTCCCGTAATACTGGCTTCTGGCAAGGGCTGCAATTCCACTTCACGCGTTGCCCAGAGATAATTACTCACTGATACTGAAGAAATGTAATCCTGATAGCCTTTTTTACGTATATGCAAAGTATAGGTTGTACTCTCGCACTGCCACCAGAATCGACCATAAAGCTCATCGCTGAAGCGGGGAGTAAAGGAGGGTGCATTATGTCCTTCAATAAAATATTCTGCCTGTAAGGGCTCTCCTGTTACTGCATCAGTTACATGACCTGTAATCATTGCCTTATCTGCATTATTTCCAATGATACGGTTCATCAGATAATATGGTGCATTTATACACCGATCAATTGTATCCTGCAATAGTTCAGGTCCTGGCTGCAAGTTAGATGTTCCTGCTTCAATCTCAAATTGTAAAGTCCCATATTCATTATAAAACCAGTCATGAGCTTTGGAATTTCTGCCATCCGTTGCTGAAGGCTCATAATAACCTGTGCCGCTCTCGTTTTCTATCAGGTGAGCCACAGTACTACCCATATCAGTATTAAATGCTAAATCTACGCAGGGCTTTACTCCTTCCCAGTCCCAGGGATAAAAAATCTTCTGAGAAAGAAGTCCAGTCCGAGAGGAATGCCAGGCAATGGAATAGATGAAATGCTGTTCATCTGACAATGCCTTCACATATTGCGCTTCCGGTTCTGAAAATGGCGCTGGTCCACGATAGTAATCAAATAGCTGATCACCTTCCGGACACCAAAGGGTGTCTCCATGAACCCAGTTAAAATCATAATTACGGTTCAAGTCCACGCCATCCAGGTCATGTCCCACACCCACCTCATAATCAAAAAGACCATTATTATTCATGTCAGTTTTATTTTTGCGATAGGTGACATCCCATTCATCTGTTACAACCTGCAATCCCTCAGGATTGTGCGTTGGCACTATCCAGATTTCTATACTTTCTAACCACCAACTGTAGGGAGTGGCATTATGATATAACAACAACTTATTGATCAAAGCCATGCTGATTTCCACACCCATAATCTCTTCGGCATGACACTGCCCTAAAAACAGAACTGCCGGCTCATCTTCATCCACAGTTACATTATTAGATATTTTCACAGCTAATACCGGTTGTGCGTCAGTAGCCGTTAGACCTAATTCGCGAACCAGCATTATATCGGGATATTGCTGCTGCAATGAATCCAGCTCTGCAGCAATTTCAGCATTAGAATGATAAATGGGATCAAGACCCCAGATATTCATAACTGCCAGGATGAATATTATTAATACTAATTTCTTCATAGTCTCACCTATCCTGCTTTTGCAATCAAATCATTAATTATTTTATCAGGATCATCTTTGATACTGTACTGCTAAAATTCTTATTACTGAACTGGTACATATAAATTCCAGTTGCTGCAAGTTTGCCATTTGTATTACAGCCATCCCAGTAAACCTGATTTGTAGTCGCTTCCAGTGTTCTCACTTTTTGTCCTTTCACATTGAATATTTCCACAACTCCATCCTCAAGATAATCTCTGCCGAGATCAAAGGAGAGAATTGTGCCTGTATGGAAAGGATTAGGATAATTATTTAAACTAATATCAATCAGACCGTCTAACTCGTTAACATCCTGTGCATTATCGGGATGACTAAGCTTTTGAGCGTAGATATTATAAATATCGGTTTTTCCTGATGATCTGAAATCACTCCAGATCACAAAGGAATATTCTATTCCATCAGTATCTGCTACTGGATTCTGCTGGTTCTTGATAGCAGCACAAATTTCAGTACCACCTTGTGGCCAGCCAGCCACTAAAGTTCCATTCAGATATAATTTCTGTGAAAATAAATTAATGTCATTTTCCGCTACAAGATCATCCCAGTAAACCAGAATTGTGTTGCCCAAAAAAGTGAATGCAGGATTTGCCTGCTGACCTGGCTTCACAGCTACAGGAACTCCACCAGCCTGCCATTGTTCATTACCATCCAGATCATATTTCTGTATATAAATATCATAATCAAGACTATCACGCATATCATTCCAGATCAGATATATATTGTCTTGATAATATTCCATCTGAAAGCCTGACTGATCGTTTGACTGCACTACAAAAGGAATTCCATCATCTTCCCATAATGTTTCTCCATCAGCACTAATTATCTGACCATAGATATCAACATCTACTCCTGAACGTAAATCTTCCCACATTACCAGAAGACCGGCTGAAGTCATCATTGCCTGAGGATTAAGCTGATGGAGGACTGCACCACAAACTCGAATCCCATTTTCTGACCAGTTCGCTGACACTTCACCATTGTCATCGAGTTTATTCACATAAACATCAAAATCAGGAGATGTTTGTAATTCCCAGATAAAGTAATTCTCCACTATATCACGCAGAACATCATCACCAACATTATCAGCCACAATCACAGCATCTTCATCCCATTGGATCTCCCCATTTACTACTTTCTGGGCACAAACCTGATAGGTGGGATTGACAAAATCTTGATCAACATCTGACCAGCCATAATATACGGCATCGCCCATTACTGATAAATGGGCATGATGCTGATTGGTATCTCTGTTACTTAATTGAAGTCCCATCCCTTCAGCGTCACCCCAGTAGTGATTAGCATCTTCATCTACAAGCTGAGTATAGGTTTTTATCATATCTCCCCGTAATTCTTCCCAGACAAGAACGGCATTATCACCCATTAATTCACTCTGCATGTTCAATTGGTTAGCTCCTGTCATCTCTGTGATAGGAACTCCATCTTCTATTAAGCCAAAACTGCCGTCGTCATTCATCACCTGCATATATATCTGGCTGGCTATCACAGATTTACGGGTATCTTCCCAGAACAGCATTCTGCTGTCAGGCTTGCCAAGTATCTGATAATTGGTGCCGTCTCCACATAATCCATAATATATTTCATTCTCATCATCATCCAGAAGAAAATTACCGTCAGCATCAATCAATTGCTCACGTATCCCTACTGATCCTGTACGTTCATCACTCCAGATCAAATATATCTGATTATTTACATCTTTTTTGATCAATGGTGCACTTTGAAGTCCAAAAGCATCACATACTATCCTGCCATTGGTTTCCAATACTGCATTACCACTGCCATCTATATGCTGAAAATAGATATCTTCATGAGGATGATCCTGCACCCTGCCATCATCCCAGATAATCCAGCAGCCACCATTCTCATCGCCCACAAGACGCGGGTTCAACTGATGGTATTCTTCTTCACATACTGCTACACCTGCTGCATCCCAGGCTATTGTTCCATCCAGATTTATTTTTTGAGCGTAAAGATCTGCATAAGTGGCATCATTACGATTATCTTCCCAGGTTACCAGGGCTCCACCATCTGATGCTTCTGTGATGCGAGGATTTGTCTGATCGCCCACTCCCACATATACTTCTAAATCATTTGCCCAAAGAATATTTCCATCTAAATCTATCCGGTTAGCAAAAATATCTCCACCATCATCCAACCTTCTATCTCTCCAGGAAATTATAAATCCACCATCACCATCTGGCGTAATCTTGCCACTTTCCTGAATTGTGGGTGCATCACATAATACGGTGCCATTCTCTCCCCAGAGATGATTGCCTTCGGAATCTATCCGCTGCATATATAAATTCTGATTTGTAGGTTCACGCTCGTCGTGCCAAACGCACACGGCTCCACCTTCTCCATCTTCCCAGAATGTATGCTGAGTCTGAGCTCCATTAGCTGATATTATTGAACTGCCATCATCACCCCAGCCTGCAGCAATGCTGCCATCTGATAATATATGTGAACCATAAATATCAACTCCGCCAGTATTCCGGCTGTCAAGCCAGATTATATAAGCTCCACCATCTGCATCAGTTACAATATTCAATGATATCTGAATATCTTCTGCCAGACATAATGGCACTCCTTCCAGATCCCACATCAGGTTTCCATCACCGTCAAGCTTCTGTGCATATATATCGCCAGCGATCTCATTACGGAAATCTACCCAGGCAAAAATTGTCTCGTCTCCAGCTCCATTGATCACCACAATATCTTCCTGACGGTCGATCTCGCCATTGATCAATACTCCAGAATCACCCCACATCCAATTTCCGTCTGAATCCAATCTTTGAGCAAATACGTCACGATCTCCCCTGCGGGTGTCACTCCAGGTTAACACACATCCGCCTCCCGGAAGGTCGATTGCACTTCTGAACCATTCAATATTTACTCCCTGACGAACTGGAACTCCATCCAGTTGCCATTCAACCTGTCCTAAGAGTGAAGCCAGTCCAATCAATATCACCACTATAAAAAATGCTTTCCTCATTTCAAAACTCCTTATATATTCACTATTTTATATTTATAAACGCCGTAACGGGTTCCCACATAAAGCCGGTCACTATGCATTTCAATCAAATAGGTATAACCTATCTCACTATCATCTATGCGCTGTAATCTTTTAATTTCACCTTCTGGTCCGTTAAACAAATATACTCCTCCACTCGTGGAAGCCAGAGCAAATACATTCAATTCTGTATTCACTTCAATATCTGATGCCAGTCCTGTGGTATCATAATTAAAAAGTTCTATTGGATTATCTATATCTGAAATATCAAAGACCTGAATACCTTCTTCACGGTTGCCTAAATAGGCAATATTGTCAACAACCTTGACAGCAATTGTTTGACCTGTTGTACCCACGGTGCCCATTAATGGAAAATCTGCTACGTAATTAGATATTTGTTTTTCCACTATTTTTAATCCTAATTGAAAACTGGCACAATAGATTGTTCCTGTGTCATAATATTCATCAAAATCAGCTACATCATAATCAAAATTTCCTAAGGCCAGGCCAGATAAATTCCAACTTTCACCACCCGAAGATGACCCGATCTCGCCTGAATAGTATTCTTTATCTAGGTTCAACCAGTAAAATTGAAACGTCGTGTCGTCAATAGAGGTTGTAT contains the following coding sequences:
- a CDS encoding M14 family zinc carboxypeptidase yields the protein MKKLVLIIFILAVMNIWGLDPIYHSNAEIAAELDSLQQQYPDIMLVRELGLTATDAQPVLAVKISNNVTVDEDEPAVLFLGQCHAEEIMGVEISMALINKLLLYHNATPYSWWLESIEIWIVPTHNPEGLQVVTDEWDVTYRKNKTDMNNNGLFDYEVGVGHDLDGVDLNRNYDFNWVHGDTLWCPEGDQLFDYYRGPAPFSEPEAQYVKALSDEQHFIYSIAWHSSRTGLLSQKIFYPWDWEGVKPCVDLAFNTDMGSTVAHLIENESGTGYYEPSATDGRNSKAHDWFYNEYGTLQFEIEAGTSNLQPGPELLQDTIDRCINAPYYLMNRIIGNNADKAMITGHVTDAVTGEPLQAEYFIEGHNAPSFTPRFSDELYGRFWWQCESTTYTLHIRKKGYQDYISSVSVSNYLWATREVELQPLPEASITGNVSFSGESVDLIVKVCHEMGDEYFNFPAGEQEYNIDWWEGETEVVFIAGGYATQFAYMDLAEGVNNYDIQMEPEVVLFSEDWQGDFSQWNVDGDWYIGIDPVYGIPSAKDTSERFYANSSESTLEIAGFFNF
- a CDS encoding T9SS type A sorting domain-containing protein, translated to MRKAFFIVVILIGLASLLGQVEWQLDGVPVRQGVNIEWFRSAIDLPGGGCVLTWSDTRRGDRDVFAQRLDSDGNWMWGDSGVLINGEIDRQEDIVVINGAGDETIFAWVDFRNEIAGDIYAQKLDGDGNLMWDLEGVPLCLAEDIQISLNIVTDADGGAYIIWLDSRNTGGVDIYGSHILSDGSIAAGWGDDGSSIISANGAQTQHTFWEDGEGGAVCVWHDEREPTNQNLYMQRIDSEGNHLWGENGTVLCDAPTIQESGKITPDGDGGFIISWRDRRLDDGGDIFANRIDLDGNILWANDLEVYVGVGDQTNPRITEASDGGALVTWEDNRNDATYADLYAQKINLDGTIAWDAAGVAVCEEEYHQLNPRLVGDENGGCWIIWDDGRVQDHPHEDIYFQHIDGSGNAVLETNGRIVCDAFGLQSAPLIKKDVNNQIYLIWSDERTGSVGIREQLIDADGNFLLDDDENEIYYGLCGDGTNYQILGKPDSRMLFWEDTRKSVIASQIYMQVMNDDGSFGLIEDGVPITEMTGANQLNMQSELMGDNAVLVWEELRGDMIKTYTQLVDEDANHYWGDAEGMGLQLSNRDTNQHHAHLSVMGDAVYYGWSDVDQDFVNPTYQVCAQKVVNGEIQWDEDAVIVADNVGDDVLRDIVENYFIWELQTSPDFDVYVNKLDDNGEVSANWSENGIRVCGAVLHQLNPQAMMTSAGLLVMWEDLRSGVDVDIYGQIISADGETLWEDDGIPFVVQSNDQSGFQMEYYQDNIYLIWNDMRDSLDYDIYIQKYDLDGNEQWQAGGVPVAVKPGQQANPAFTFLGNTILVYWDDLVAENDINLFSQKLYLNGTLVAGWPQGGTEICAAIKNQQNPVADTDGIEYSFVIWSDFRSSGKTDIYNIYAQKLSHPDNAQDVNELDGLIDISLNNYPNPFHTGTILSFDLGRDYLEDGVVEIFNVKGQKVRTLEATTNQVYWDGCNTNGKLAATGIYMYQFSNKNFSSTVSKMILIK